The genomic stretch TTTAGATTTGCACGAGCAGCATAAACCGCTGCGGTGTATCCTGCTGGACCTGAGCCTAATATAAGTAGACGGCAGTGTTTTGTATTACTCATTACGATTCCTTAATACCAATAATTGAGGTCAATTGTAAAAACTTTGTGGCGCGGGGTAAATAGGTGAGTAAAAATATATTTTTAAAATGCATAATAATGCAAAAATAATGAAAAGCGCGATTCAGCTATATATTTTGCATATAGCCCCTTTCAATGGGATTAATGTTCTGTTAGTGTCTACTTAAACCAACGAAACGTCTATTTCGATGGTTGTAAGATAAAACATCGATGTTAGCCTATTGTTATGCAGGCTGCGTTGTTGTAAATATTATGTATCCCTAAAGACTGGGAAACATAACATAAGCCTCGTAAATTGAATTATTGTAGGCTATTATAATTTTGATTAGGATTTAGCTAGCACTTTAAGTTGGTTCTGATTATGGCGTATTCAAATGAATGGATTATTTGAAAAACTAAGTTTTACTGGGACGTAAAAGGGCGGAAAAAATAATGATGGAAGTAAAAACTCGACCAATGAAGGAACTAGATCGAATCGACCGTAATATTCTTAATGAATTACAAAAAGACGGCCGAATTTCCAATGTAGAGTTGTCTAAACGTGTAGGTTTAAGCCCTACGCCATGTTTAGAGCGCGTACGACGCTTAGAACGCCAAGGATATATTACAGGCTATACCGCAATTCTAAATCCACAGTTTCTGGATGCTTCATTGCTTGTTTTTGTTGAAATCACACTTAACCGTGGTGCTGCTGATGTATTTGAGCAATTCAACAAAGCTGTTCAAGAGCTTGAAGAAATTCAAGAATGTCATTTAGTATCTGGCGACTTCGATTATTTATTAAAAACACGTGTATCTGATATGTCAGCTTACCGTCGTTTACTGGGCGAAACGTTATTACGTTTACCAGGTGTTAATGACACACGTACTTATGTTGTGATGGAAGAAGTAAAACAAAGTAACCGTTTAGTGATTAAAACGCGTTAATTTAACTCTGCACACATAATCTTTTCGCGTAATCCTCGATTAACGCAAATAAAGTGATAAATAATCAAACAAGCGGCATATTGCCGCTTGTTTTGTTTCCTGCATTTATTTAAAGTTGATGGCTCATAGATAACGTACCATCGTCGCCTTCAAGAGTCATAAATCAAGATGAACAAATTTAATTTATCCATTCCATCTAAATATTTCGCACCATTGTCTGGTATTCAGCGGGTTTTCGAAGTCGGATTCATTCTTTCTACTTTTATTGCCTGTTATGCGATGATTGCACTAGTGAGCTTTGATCCTGCTGATCCATCATGGTCACAAACCAGTTGGCAAGGTCCAGTTAAAAATGCTGCAGGTTCGTTAGGTGCATGGATGGGGGATGTCTTATTCTTCACGTTTGGCCTTTATGCTTACGCAATCCCACTCGCATTTGTCTCATTAGCTTGGTTCATATTTTGGCGTCCAAGACAACTCGATGAAATTGATTTTTTCACCGTAGGTTTGCGCATGATCGGCGCATTATTACTCCTCATTGGCGTGTGTGGCTTAGCGTCTGTTAACTTTGATGACCTTTACTATTTCTCATCGGGTGGTTTAATTGGTGACGTTGTGGAACAGGCGATCAGTGAATTATTTGGCATACTCGGTTCAACACTTATTTTACTCAGTTTTGTTGCTATTGGTTTTACCCTGCTAACGGGCATTTCTTGGTTATCAATCGTTGATATGCTGGGCGCTGGCGTGATTAATAGCTGCCAATACTGCGTGGATAAAGTCACGGAATTAAAAAATAGATCAGCGAGTGAAGCTGAAGATGATACGCCTCATGATGATGCTCTGAGTGAATCGACTGTTCCAGTACCTGTTAATATGCAGCAAATGCATAATCATTTAACCAGTGAGTTCGATAACCAGAAACAAGAAGATGGTCCTGTAGCAGGACGCGAAGTTTATGAGCAGGATGACGTCATGAATATGTCATTTACCGCTGTAGACCATGTGCAATCACGATCTGAACCGTCAATATCTACATTCGATGTGCCAGAGAGTGGTAATCTGCACGACGATTATCTTGCCGACTATGACGCTCAACAAACCCATAGCCAAGTCGACAAGCCTGTCGGAAATGAAGCGACAATCGACGCAGAAATCGATCCTGTACTTGCCGCTGTAGCTGCACCAGAACCAGCTCCTGAATTCAAGATTAATAATAACGGTACGGACAGTGGTTTTGAAATTGTTGGTGACCAAGTGGTATCAACAGATCCGCTGCAATTTAAAGAAAAACCAGTGACTTTGTTGCCAGGGTTAGAGCTATTAGATAAACCAAATAAAAAAGCCAATCCGATCTCGCAAGCAGAGCTCGACCATGTCGCTCATCTGGTGGAAGAGAAACTGCTTGAATTTAATATTAAAGCGAAAGTGGTCGATGTCCACCCAGGGCCGGTGATCACGCGTTTTGAATTAGATTTAGCGCCGGGTATTAAAGTCAGTAAGATAACGGCATTATCGAAGGATTTAGCCCGTTCATTATCCGCCATGAGTGTCCGTGTTGTTGAAGTGATCCCGGGTAAATCGGTGATTGGTTTGGAATTACCAAATAAGTACAGAGAAACAGTATTTCTTTCTGATGTTATGTCGAGCCCGTCATTTACGGATGCTAAGTCCAAAACGTCAATGGTGCTAGGCCATGATATTGCGGGTGAATCTGTGGTTGTTGATTTAGCTAAGATGCCGCATCTATTGGTCGCAGGTACGACAGGCTCGGGTAAGTCGGTTGGTGTGAACGTGATGATCATGAGTTTGCTTTATAAAGCATCGCCTGATGAAGTACGTATGATCATGATCGATCCAAAAATGTTGGAACTTTCGGTGTATGAAGGTATCCCACACTTATTAACCGAAGTTGTTACTGACATGAAAGATGCAGCTAATTCGTTGCGTTGGTGTGTGGGTGAAATGGAACGTCGTTATAAATTATTATCTGCAGTCGGTGTGCGTAATCTCGCTGGTTTTAATAGTAAAATACAGCAAGCGATAGATGCTGGTCAGCCTATCCTAGATCCATTGTGGAAACCGGGTGATAGCATGGATGAGACTGCTCCAGAGCTAACTAAACTGCCCGCCATTGTGGTGATTGTCGATGAGTTTGCTGACATGATGATGATTGTAGGTAAAAAGGTTGAAGAGTTAATTGCCCGCATTGCGCAGAAAGCGCGTGCAGCTGGTATTCACTTAATTTTAGCGACTCAGCGTCCTTCTGTAGATGTGATCACGGGTCTCATTAAAGCCAACATACCAACACGTATCGCCTTCCAAGTATCGAGTAAAATTGACTCGCGTACTATTCTTGATCAAGGCGGCGCAGAAACACTGTTAGGTATGGGTGATATGTTGTACCAACCAGCTGGTACTAGCGTCCCAATTCGTGTGCACGGTGCATTTGTTGATGATCATGAAGTACATCGTGTGGTCGCAGATTGGAAACTACGTGGTAAACCAAATTATATTGATGAAATTTTACATGGTGAAGCGACTGCAGATAGCTTATTGCCAGGTGAAGTTGCAGAAGGTTCATCGGATGTTGATGAGCTATTTGATCAAGCTGTATATCATGTAACAGAAACGCGTCGAGGTTCTGTATCCGGCGTACAACGTAAGTTTAAAATCGGTTATAACCGCGCTGCACGTATCGTTGAAGAGATGGAAGTGCAGGGTATTGTGAGTTCACCAGGACATAACGGTAACCGAGAAGTATTGGCACCACCGCCCCCAAAGGATTAATTTATGAGAAATAAAATGTCACTTAAAAAAATCGTCGCAACAGTTGTGTTAATGACAGCGTCTATGTTGTCGAATGCACAAAGCGTCAAAGAAGAATTACAAAGCCAACTTAGCGCATTAAAACCATTCAGTGCTGACTTTACCCAAACCGTTACGTCAGCGGAAGGTGATAATTTAGCGACCGCTCAAGGACTGATGCAACTACAGCGTCCCAATCAATTTCGTTGGGAAACGACGTCTCCGGATGAGCAACTGATTGTATCGAATGGTGAAAACTTGTGGTTTTATAATCCATTTGTAGAGCAAGTTAGTATTTACTCACTTAAAGATGCGATTGCGAATACACCTTTCATGTTAATTGCGGGGGCGCAACAAACTGCGTGGGAAACGTATCGAGTAAGCAAGAAAGCGGGAGTCTATACGGTGATTACGCCAAATGATCCTGCTGCAGCAGTGTTTACCTTGCAGTTTAAACAAGGTGACATTGCTCAGTTCACAGTACAAGAGCAGCAAGGTCAATATAGCCAGTTTGCTTTAACAAATCATAAGACAATGAACAAGATGGATCCTGCGTTGTTTAATTTTATTATCCCGGAAGATACTGATATAGATGATCAACGCTAATGAATAATACGATGTCTCTTGATTTTAGTCCTGATTTTCAACCGCTAGCCGCCAGAATGCGACCAGAAAAAATGTCGCAGTATATCGGTCAAACGCACATTCTTGGTGAGGGGAAACCCTTACATCGTGCATTATTAGCTGGCCATGCTCATTCGATGATTTTATGGGGACCACCTGGCACAGGTAAAACCACGATTGCCGAGATGATTGCCAACTATTGCGATGCTAAAGTAGAGCGTGTACATGCCGTCACATCGGGTATTAAAGATATTCGCTTGGCGATAGAAAAAGCCAAAGATAATGCTATTCAAGGTTATCGCACCATCTTGTTTGTAGATGAAGTGCACCGTTTTAATAAAAGTCAGCAAGATGCGTTTTTACCGCACATTGAAGATGGCACCATTATTTTTATCGGCGCAACAACTGAAAACCCGTCATTCGAATTAAATAACGCCTTGTTATCACGTGCACGTGTGTATGTGCTAAAAAAATTAACCGTAGATGAAATTGAGCAGGTTGTTGATCAAGCGCTAACGGATGAACGTGGACTGGTGAATGTCAAATTCGACTTTGCACCGGGTGTAAAAGAGAAACTGTGCGATCTTGTTGATGGTGATGCCAGAAAAAGCTTAAATTATCTTGAGCTATTAAGCGACATGCTTGAAGAGGGGCCGCAAGGCAAGTTAGTGACATTGGAAAGACTGATGTCTGTGGTTGGGCGTAAAGTGAATAGCTTTGATAACAAAGGTGAACTTTACTATGACTTAATGTCTGCATTACATAAGTCTATCCGTGGTTCATCACCTGATGCGGCACTATATTGGTTTGCACGTATGCTGGCTGGTGGCTGTGATCCATTGCATGTGGCGCGCCGTTTATTGGCGATTGCCTCTGAAGATATTGGTAATGCCGATCCAAGAGCAATGCAAGTTGCAGTCTCGGCATGGGATTGCTTCAGTCGTATTGGTGCATATGAAGGTGAGCGCGCGATTGCACAAGCGATTGTATACCTGGCATCGGCAGCCAAGAGTAACTCGGTTTATACTGCATTTACTCAAGCTAAGATGATAGTACAAGAACAACCCGATTTTGATGTGCCGATGCACTTGCGTAATGCGCCGACTAAATTGATGTCCGACCTTGGCTATGGTGATGACTATCGTTATGCGCATGATGAAGTAGGGGCTTATGCACCTGGTGAATGTTATATGCCCGAAGCATTACAAGGTACCAAGTTATACCATCCGGTTGATCGCGGTGTTGAAAAGCAAATTAAGCAAAAGCTCGATTACTTACATCAGCTCGATATTAACAGCCCAAGAAAGCGTTATAAATAATACCCGCTCTTACAAATAACAGGTTTGGTCTTATCATAATTGAGACCATCAATACATAATCAGAGTATCAGTCATGAATAGTTTAGCTTTATACGGTTTTGTTGCACTTGGTGGTGCAAGTGGTGCCGTATTACGTACTTTTATCGCCCAGACAGCGACGGCTGTATTAGGCAAAGGTTTTCCGTACGGTACCTTGATTGTTAATATTTTAGGGTCGTTATTAATGGGGGTATTATTTGCCTTACTTGATGACAACTTGATTGCAGAGACACCGTGGCGACAACTTATTGGCTTAGGTTTCTTAGGCGCACTGACGACATTTTCGACATTTTCAATGGATTCATTACTGTTGTTACAAGATGGTCAGTGGTTAAAAGCAGGGCTAAATGTGTCTTTAAACGTATTCGTGTGTATTTTTGTTGCATATTTAGGTATGCGCTTAGTATTTCGAGCATAAAGAGCCGATTTTTAACTATAAGTGCGTGATGAAATTGTAAAACCACGTTAAAATAATAAGCATAAACAATACCAACAGACATTTCTATCTAGAAGCCTGTAATGTGCTTTTAGGTTTAAATTAAACAAGCAGAGTAGGTAAAGAATGTTAGATCCTAAATTTCTTCGCGCAGACATAGAAGAAGCTAAACAGCGTTTAGCAAGCCGTGGTTTTGAACTAGACGTTGAGACGATTACATCGTTAGAAGAGCAGCGTAAAGCATTACAGATCCGTACAGAGCAATTACAGAATGATCGTAACGTACGTTCTAAATCCATTGGTAAAGCTAAAGCAAGTGGTGAAGATATTCAGCCACTATTAGCTGAAGTTGGTAAATTAGGCGAAGAACTTGACGCTGCAAAATTAGAGCTTGCTGAGTTATTAGCTCAAATCGAAGCAATTGCATTATCGTTACCAAACCTACCGCATCCATCAGCACCTATCGGTAAAGATGAAGATGACAACGTAGAGTTAAAGCGTTGGGGTCAACCAAAAGAATTCGATTTTGAAATTAAAGATCACGTTGATGTAGGCGAAGCGCTTAACGGTCTTGATTTTAAAAATGCAGTTAAAATCACGGGTTCACGTTTCATTGTTATGCGTGGCCAAATTGCTCGTATGCACCGTGCTATCGCGCAATTTATGCTGGATACACACACTGAAGAACATGGTTATACTGAGCTGTATGTGCCTTATCTTGTTAACGCTGATTCGTTATACGGTACTGGTCAATTACCTAAATTTGGTGACGATCTATTCCACACTAAACCAGCTACAGAAGAAGGCCAAGGTTTAAGCCTGATCCCGACTGCTGAAGTACCAGTTACAAATACAGCACGTGATACCATCACAGATGAAGCTGATTTACCTGTACGTTTAACAGCGCATACACCTTGTTTCCGTAGTGAAGCGGGCTCATATGGCCGTGATACACGTGGTCTTATCCGTCAACATCAGTTTGATAAAGTAGAGATGGTGCAATTAGCACATCCTGAAAAATCATACGAAGCACTTGAAGAGATGCGTCAGCACGCTGAAAACATCTTAATCAAACTTAACCTTCCGTACCGTGTTGTGACACTATGTACTGGTGATATGGGCTTTGGCGCAACGAAAACATACGATCTAGAAGTATGGGTTCCAGCACAGAAAACATATCGTGAAATCTCTTCAGTATCTAACTGCGAAGATTTCCAAGCGCGTCGTCTACAAGCGCGTACGCGTCTTAAAGACAACAAGAAACCAGTTCTATTGCATACACTAAATGGTTCTGGTTTAGCGGTAGGTCGTACACTAGTGGCAATCCTAGAGAACTACCAGTTAGAAGACGGTCGTGTTGAAGTACCAGCTGTACTACAAGGCTACATGGGCGGTCTAACGCACATTGGCTAACATTAAATAGCCTAATTAACTTAATGGCGTGTCGTCTGATTATTCGCCATTAATGATGAGCTAAATAAAAAGCCTCACTTAGTTATGACTAAGTGAGGCTTTTTTGTTTCTGCTGTCATGAACCTTGTCGTGACGCTTAATCAGGTGATGATTAATAAGTCCGTTTAATTAGCTGGGCAAGATTGACAGCTCAAAGATCTACAGGCATTTAGCTGGCTTGGGTAAGCCTGCAATTTTAGTTGCTTGTTTCGCAGGGCCTTTAGGGAACAGTTTATACAGATAGATACTATTGCCTTTGTCTGCGCCTAGTTTTTTCGCCATTGCTTTTACTAATGCACGAATAGCAGGGGAGGTGTTGTATTCAAGGTAGAAGTTACGTACAAACAATACCACTTCCCAATGCGCAGGACTTAGCGCGATACTTTCTTGTTCAGCAATAATAGGGGCTAGTGCTTCGCTCCAATCAGCTGGGTCCAGTAAGTAACCTTGGGTGTCAGTTGCGATTTCTTGTTCATTGATAATTAACATGGGCATAAACTAATCGTAGAGGGGAAAACAAAAAAGCCTCGTCAAACGAGGCTTTTCACTATTTATAATTACAGTTTAACTGTAATTAGTCGTCGCTACTCATAATACCTAATATTTGCAGTAAGCTAACAAAGATATTATACAGTGATACGAATATTGTTACCGTAGCTGAGATATAGCTTGTTTCGCCACCGTGAATGATCGAGCTTGTTTGCATCAAGATAGCACCTGATGAGAACATGATGAACATTGCACTGATTGCTAAACTAAGTGCTGGGATTTGTAAGAAAATGTTACCGATCATCGCGACGATAAGCACAACAAAACCAGCCATCATCATGCCATTTAGGAAAGACATATCTTTCTTCGTTGTAAGCACATATGCAGACAAACCAAAGAAAGTTAAGGCAGTACCAGCAAAAGCTAATACAACAATGTCACCCATACCTGCACCTATGTACATGTTAATTAATGGGCCAACGGTATAACCTAAGAAACCGGTGAATAGGAATACAAATAAGATACCCATTGAGTTATTACGGTTCTTTTCTGTTAAGTACATTAAACCGTATACACCAACAAGCGTAATGATAATGCCTGGAGCAGGTAAGTTTAGTGTCACTACTGCAGCAGCAATTATCGCTGAAAACGCGAGTGTCATCGCTAATAACATATAGGTATTGCGAAGAACCTTATTAGTCGCGAGTACGCTTTCTTGCGACTTAGTCTGAATCGTATGTTGTTGCATTGTGTCTTTTCCTTAATAATTAACACTGCTAGTTAGAGTATCAGTATACCCTAAAGTTCCGACATAATATGACGATGTAGTTAATTTATAGCCAAATAAGTTAAAAACAAGCCTTTATTATCAAAAATGTGATTAATTTTGTAAAAGGCTTTATCTTTTTTTTAAACTCTGTATTATACGCTCCATTGCTGCGGAGGGGTGGCAGAGTGGCCGAATGCACTGGTCTTGAAAACCAGCAGGGGTTAATAGCTCCTCGAGAGTTCAAATCTCTCCTCCTCCGCCATCTATATAGAAAAAGGCGCTATCTGAAAAGATAGCGCCTTTTTTGCATTTTAGCCTTTTTAATACTACCCATCACGCGTATTACTTCTCAGATAATGAGCATTGCCCACGTTCGGTATTCGCCTTAACCTCATGTTTAACGATACGACTTAACTCATCTGCGCCACCCACATAATGCCCGTCTATCCATATTTGCGGTACCGTTACAGGTTGTTTTGGATCTATCAGTGGCTTTACTCGCGAGAGCATTTCATAGAGGGCGCGGGGACTGGTGATCACGTCGTGATAAGTATAGTCAATGTTGGCTTGTTGTAAGTAACGTTTAGCGCGCTGGCAATGCGGGCAGTTTTGCTTACCAAAAATATGCTGGTCTGTGATAGGTACTTGCTGAGAGTGTGCTTCGATAACGGCTTGGGTTAACATGCCTCGGTTTAATGCGCGACCTTGACTGATAACTTTACCAGCAACCATGATAATCGGCGCATGCCAACCACCTTTTAGTAGCGGCTGCCACCATTCATTTAGCCAATCTTTAATTTCTAGTTCGACGGCAATACCGTCTAATTCGTTTTGCAGGGTATCTAAGACTATGTCTTTAGTGAGCGCACATTCGCCACAAGGAATATTGATATGAAAAGGCCCCCAATCGCCAGCCCAGCGATAGATAGTAATGTTGACTGCTTGTTTATCCATGCTTCACCTTTAATGATAAATATCTGTGTTATGTACCCAAACGGCTTTTGTTACATTCTATTATTGTCGATCTTAGTTATAGTACCTCTGTTATAGTGCTATATCGTCGTATTACAGTGCGAAACGAGTGAGAAGTACACACTGTTCATGTTTTTCGTTAATTTTTAGCGTGTTGATATTTACAAGTGAGCATTACATCTCTATTATACGCTCATTGCTGCGGAGGGGTGGCAGAGTGGCCGAATGCACTGGTCTTGAAAACCAGCAGGGGTTAATAGCTCCTCGAGAGTTCAAATCTCTCCTCCTCCGCCATCTATATAGAGAAAGGCGCTATCTGCAAAGATAGCGCCTTTTTTGCATCTCGCATTTCATATTTCCCAGACTGTCAGTCTTTTAATGTCTTATTCTAAGATCTTATTTTAAACATTTATCTCAAAGTACTGTTTTAAGTACTAGCTTAAGTATTATCTCAACGTGTTATTTCAATGTGCGATCTCAAAACCACCACTGGCATGCTAGGATAATGGTCTATTTCAGTTATATTTTTAGCATTACTGTTTAGTGTAGTTGATAGTGACTAGGGTTTTATTGATAAGTCTCTCTAATGAGGTGTTTTTAAATTGCTACGTTGTCGTATCGCTAGGAAGTTGATCAAGTTGGCTTTATTTTGCGCTATGTTTTTTGATTTCGGATTTTAACTTTACAACAGGTTATCATATCTCTATTATACGCTCCATTGCTGCGGATGGGTGGCAGAGTGGCCGAATGCACTGGTCTTGAAAACCAGCAGGGGTTAATAGCTCCTCGAGAGTTCAAATCTCTCCTCCTCCGCCATCTATATAGAAAAGGCGCTATCTGAAAAGGTAGCGCCTTTTTGCAATCTCGCGTTCAGCTGATGCCAAGTCTTATTTTATTCCGTTTCTTCAAGCAATGCTGCACGTTGTGCATTCCATAATTTTCGTTGTGCGTAATAGTGATCCCAAACACACGGGCAACAAGCGCCGCCGCCACAACAATCATCATCTGCAGGTGGATAAGGTTTATCTATAACTTTTGGTTGTGGTTTGTCCATGGATTTGTCCTTTTCGTTAACTATAGGCAAATGTAACATATTTTTAACGGCAAATATAAAGCAATGATGTCTAATTAATAAGCTGTTGTATTATCTGTACTAAATTATATATATTGTTTTATAAAACTATTCTTTAGAGCCTAAAATATCGCAGTTCTTAGTAACTATGTCTAATTTTGCCAACTACACCGCATTTTAAGTTTAAAGTCATTAAGTTATTAAATTATTGATATATAATGGCATATTATTATTTAGTATCAATATATGAGCGCTTATGGTTAGCGAAATAGCAAAAATAATAACCTATTTTTGACCATCTAATGTATTATGCTCTTTAGAAATTGTATGTGTATGCGGAGATATTCTTTTGATTAATGTATTCCTTGTCGATGATCACGAATTAGTCCGTACCGGAATTCGCCGAATTCTTGAAGATGTACGTGGTATTAAAGTCGTGGGTGAAGTTTCATGCGGAGAGGATGCCGTTCAGTTTTGTCGAGACAATCAACCAGATGTGATCTTGATGGACATGAACATGCCAGGTATTGGCGGATTAGAAGCGACACGTAAGATTTTACGAAATAACCCTGATATTAAAATTATCGTATTAACGATACACACGGAAGAACCTTTCCCAAGCAAGGTAATGCAAGCTGGTGGTGCTGGTTATTTAACTAAAAGTGCAGCCCCTGAAGAGGTATTAGGCGCAATTCGTAAAGTGCACAGTGGGCAGCGTTATATCGCCCCTGAAATTGCACAACAAATGGCATTGAGCCAATTTTCTTCTGCGGACGAAAACCCTTTTCAAAGTTTGTCTGAACGTGAGTTACAAATCATGATGATGATAACTAAAGGACAAAAAGTAGTTGATATAGCAGAGCAACTACACTTGAACTCTAAGACTGTTAATGCTTATCGCTATCGCTTATTCAGTAAGCTGAATATTAATGGTGACGTTGAATTAACTCACTTGGCGATCAGACACGGTATCTTAGATGCTGACACACTATAATTAAGTATGCTTTTACTTAATTTCAATTGAGAAAGATGTCTTCGGGCATCTTTTATTTTATGCCTGCAAAAGACCAATTCAATCATCAAGACTTCTTAAAAACCGTCTCGCACCAGCCGGGGGTTTACCGTATGTACGACCATAAAGATGTGGTTATTTATGTCGGTAAAGCCAAAGACTTACACAAACGCTTAACCAGCTATTTTCGAAAAACGGTCGATCGTGAAAAAACTCGAGTCTTGGTTACCCATATTGCTAATATTGATGTCACGGTAACGCATTCGGAAACGGAAGCGCTAGTCCTTGAACATACTTATATTAAACGCTATCAGCCGCGTTATAACGTGTCACTGAGAGATGACAAGTCTTACCCCTACATTCTCATTACTGCGCATGAACATCCACAATTAACCTCTATTCGCAGTAACAATAAGCGTAAAGGGCAGTATTTTGGTCCTTATCCAAGTGGCAGTGCGGTGCGAGAAAGTCTGCATCTAATGCAAAAACTGTTTCCTGTACGTCAATGTGAAGATAGTTATTATCAAAACCGATCTCGACCGTGTTTACAATTCCAGCTCAAGCGTTGTTTAGGACCTTGTGTAAAAATGGACAACCCTGAAGAATATAACCAGCAAGTGGCACTTGCTGCGTTGTTTTTGAAAGGTAAAAACACCGATGTTATTAATGAATTAGTGATTAAGATGGAGCAGGCTAGCCAACAGTTAGATTTTGAAGTAGCGGCCCGTTATCGCGACCAGATCCAAGCATTAAGAGCGATTCAAGAGCAGCAATATGTCACCTCTGATTTAGGTGAGATGGATGTTATAGGCTTTGCTTTTAAAAATGGTATTGCTTGTGCGCATTTACTCTTTGTGCGTTCAGGGAAAGTCTTTGGCAGTCGCAGTTATTTCCCTAAAGTCCCTGCGGATACAGATATCAGTGAAGTGATCCAAGCTTTTTTATTGCAGTACTACCTGAATAAAGAAACCCAGCAAGCGATACCTAAAGAAGTGTTACTCACTGAGTTACCTGAAGAGCATGACCTGATTGAATCGAGCTTAAGTCAACTTGCAGACCGTAAGATTAAGTTGACGAGTCCGAAGCGTGGTGACAGATCTAAGTTTTTAAGGTTGGCGCTTACTAACGCGGAAACAGCTTTAACGACAAAGTTAGCGACTAAAAGCACTGTGCTTAATCGGTTTAAAGCATTGGAAAAAGTATTGAACTTTGATGGTAAGATCCAGCGTATGGAATGTTTCGATATTAGCCATACTGGTGGTGAGCAAACCGTTGCATCTTGTGTTGTGTTTAACCGTGAAGGGGCGAATAAAAGCGATTATCGACTCTATAACATCAGTGGTATTACAGGCGGCGATGATTACGCAGCGATGGCACAAGTATTAGAGCGGCGTTTTAAAAAGACCATTGAAGTTGATAAAATACCGGATATTTTATTTATTGATGGCGGTAAAGGGCAGATGACGCAGGCGGAGCAAGTACTAACTCGGTATGCTGATAACTTTGCTGTTAAGCGGCCTAAAATAATTGGTATTGCTAAAGGCGTGACGCGTAAAGCAGGCTTGGAAACATTAATTCTGTCGGGAGCATTGGATAACGCGGCAGATACCGAATTTTATCTACCCAGTGATTCACCAGCATTACATCTGGTGCAACATATACGTGATGAATCTCACCGTTTTGCCATTACCGGGCATCGGGCTCGTCGAAATAAAGTTAAACGCACAAGTTCTTTGGAAGGGATTGCAGGCGTTGGACCGAAACGTCGTCAAGGATTACTCAAATTTATGGGAGGCTTACAGCAGCTACGCAGTGCAAGTCGCGAAGAAATAGCAAAGGTACCAGGTATAAGTATTGATTTAGCAGAAAAAATTTATGATTCATTGCATCAATAAGCAAGATATAGGACTATATAGG from Moritella marina ATCC 15381 encodes the following:
- the uvrC gene encoding excinuclease ABC subunit UvrC, encoding MSSGIFYFMPAKDQFNHQDFLKTVSHQPGVYRMYDHKDVVIYVGKAKDLHKRLTSYFRKTVDREKTRVLVTHIANIDVTVTHSETEALVLEHTYIKRYQPRYNVSLRDDKSYPYILITAHEHPQLTSIRSNNKRKGQYFGPYPSGSAVRESLHLMQKLFPVRQCEDSYYQNRSRPCLQFQLKRCLGPCVKMDNPEEYNQQVALAALFLKGKNTDVINELVIKMEQASQQLDFEVAARYRDQIQALRAIQEQQYVTSDLGEMDVIGFAFKNGIACAHLLFVRSGKVFGSRSYFPKVPADTDISEVIQAFLLQYYLNKETQQAIPKEVLLTELPEEHDLIESSLSQLADRKIKLTSPKRGDRSKFLRLALTNAETALTTKLATKSTVLNRFKALEKVLNFDGKIQRMECFDISHTGGEQTVASCVVFNREGANKSDYRLYNISGITGGDDYAAMAQVLERRFKKTIEVDKIPDILFIDGGKGQMTQAEQVLTRYADNFAVKRPKIIGIAKGVTRKAGLETLILSGALDNAADTEFYLPSDSPALHLVQHIRDESHRFAITGHRARRNKVKRTSSLEGIAGVGPKRRQGLLKFMGGLQQLRSASREEIAKVPGISIDLAEKIYDSLHQ